From one Streptococcus oralis genomic stretch:
- the ileS gene encoding isoleucine--tRNA ligase, with protein sequence MKLKETLNLGKTDFPMRAGLPTKEPVWQKEWEEAKLYQRRQELNQGKPHFTLHDGPPYANGNIHVGHAMNKISKDIIVRSKSMSGFYAPYIPGWDTHGLPIEQVLAKQGVKRKEMDLVEYLKLCREYALSQVDKQREDFKRLGVSGDWENPYVTLTPDYEAAQIRVFGEMAKKGYIYRGAKPVYWSWSSESALAEAEIEYHDLLSTSLYYANRVKDGKGVLDTDTYIVVWTTTPFTITASRGLTVGADIDYVLVQPAGESRKFVVASELLNSLSEKFGWADVQVLATYRGQELNHIVTVHPWDTAVDELVILGDHVTTDSGTGIVHTAPGFGEDDYNVGVANGLEVAVTVNERGIMMENAGPEFAGQFYDKVVPTVIEKLGDLLLAQEEISHSYPFDWRTKKPIIWRAVPQWFASVSKFRQEILDEIEKVKFHSEWGKVRLYNMIRDRGDWVISRQRAWGVPLPIFYAEDGTAIMTAETIEHVAQLFEEHGSIIWWERDAKDLLPEGFTHPGSPNGEFKKETDIMDVWFDSGSSWNGVVVNRPELKYPADLYLEGSDQYRGWFNSSLITSVANHGVAPYKQILSQGFALDGKGEKMSKSLGNTIAPSDVEKQFGAEILRLWVTSVDSSNDVRISMDILSQVSETYRKIRNTLRFLIANTSDFNPAQDAVAYDELRSVDKYMTIRFNQLVKTIRDAYANFEFLTIYKALVNFINVDLSAFYLDFAKDVVYIEGAKSLERRQMQTVFYDILVKITKLLTPILPHTAEEIWSYLEFEAEEFVQLSELPEAETFANQEEILDTWVAFMDFRGQAQKALEEARNAKVIGKSLEAHLTVYPNEVVKTLLGAVDSNVAQLLIVSELTIAEGTAPEGAVSFENVAFTVKRAAGEVCDRCRRIDPTTAERSYHAVICDHCASIVEENFADAVAEGFEAK encoded by the coding sequence ATGAAACTTAAAGAAACCCTCAATCTAGGGAAAACAGACTTTCCTATGCGTGCTGGTCTTCCAACCAAAGAACCAGTTTGGCAAAAAGAATGGGAAGAAGCAAAACTTTACCAACGTCGTCAAGAATTGAACCAAGGAAAACCACATTTCACCTTGCATGATGGACCTCCGTATGCAAACGGAAATATCCACGTTGGACATGCCATGAACAAGATTTCTAAAGATATTATTGTTCGTTCTAAGTCTATGTCAGGATTCTATGCACCTTACATCCCAGGTTGGGATACACATGGTCTGCCAATCGAGCAAGTCTTGGCAAAACAAGGCGTTAAACGCAAAGAAATGGACTTGGTTGAGTACTTGAAACTTTGTCGCGAGTATGCTCTTTCTCAAGTTGATAAACAACGTGAAGACTTTAAACGATTGGGTGTTTCTGGTGACTGGGAAAATCCTTATGTGACCTTGACTCCGGACTATGAAGCGGCTCAGATCCGGGTCTTTGGTGAAATGGCTAAAAAAGGCTATATCTACCGTGGTGCCAAGCCTGTTTACTGGTCATGGTCTTCTGAGTCAGCCCTTGCTGAAGCGGAAATTGAGTACCATGACTTGCTTTCAACTTCCCTTTACTATGCTAACCGCGTCAAAGACGGAAAAGGTGTTCTAGATACGGATACTTATATTGTCGTATGGACCACTACACCATTTACTATCACAGCATCTCGTGGTTTGACAGTTGGAGCAGATATTGATTATGTATTGGTACAACCAGCTGGTGAATCTCGTAAGTTTGTAGTTGCTTCAGAATTGTTGAACAGTTTGTCTGAGAAATTTGGCTGGGCTGATGTGCAAGTCTTGGCAACCTACCGTGGTCAAGAATTGAATCACATCGTAACAGTCCACCCATGGGATACAGCTGTAGATGAGTTGGTGATCCTTGGTGACCACGTTACGACTGACTCTGGTACTGGTATTGTCCATACAGCCCCTGGTTTTGGTGAGGACGACTACAATGTCGGTGTTGCCAACGGCCTTGAAGTTGCTGTAACAGTTAACGAACGCGGTATTATGATGGAAAATGCTGGTCCTGAATTTGCGGGTCAGTTCTATGACAAGGTTGTGCCGACGGTTATCGAAAAACTGGGTGATTTACTCCTTGCTCAAGAAGAAATTTCTCACTCATACCCATTTGACTGGCGTACCAAGAAACCAATCATCTGGCGTGCTGTTCCACAGTGGTTTGCCTCTGTATCTAAATTCCGCCAAGAAATCTTGGATGAAATTGAAAAAGTGAAGTTCCACTCAGAATGGGGTAAAGTTCGTCTTTACAATATGATTCGTGACCGTGGTGACTGGGTTATCTCTCGTCAACGTGCTTGGGGTGTTCCGCTTCCAATCTTCTACGCAGAAGATGGTACAGCTATCATGACAGCTGAAACGATTGAACATGTAGCTCAACTCTTTGAGGAACATGGTTCTATCATCTGGTGGGAACGTGATGCTAAGGACCTCTTGCCAGAAGGATTTACTCATCCAGGTTCACCAAATGGCGAGTTCAAGAAAGAAACAGATATCATGGACGTATGGTTTGACTCAGGTTCCTCATGGAATGGAGTAGTGGTCAACCGTCCAGAACTCAAATATCCAGCAGATCTTTACCTTGAAGGTTCTGACCAGTACCGTGGTTGGTTCAACTCATCACTTATCACATCTGTTGCCAACCATGGCGTTGCTCCTTACAAACAAATCTTGTCACAAGGATTTGCGCTTGATGGTAAAGGTGAGAAGATGTCTAAATCTCTTGGGAATACCATTGCTCCAAGTGATGTTGAAAAACAATTTGGTGCGGAAATCTTGCGTCTCTGGGTAACAAGTGTGGACTCAAGCAACGACGTACGTATCTCTATGGATATCTTGAGCCAAGTCTCTGAAACTTACCGTAAGATCCGTAACACACTTCGCTTCTTGATTGCCAATACATCTGACTTTAACCCAGCTCAAGACGCAGTGGCTTACGATGAGCTTCGTTCGGTTGATAAGTACATGACCATCCGCTTTAACCAGCTTGTCAAGACCATTCGTGATGCTTATGCCAACTTTGAATTCTTGACAATTTACAAGGCCTTGGTGAACTTTATCAACGTTGACTTGTCAGCCTTCTACCTTGACTTCGCTAAAGACGTTGTTTACATCGAAGGTGCCAAATCACTCGAACGCCGTCAAATGCAGACAGTCTTCTATGACATTCTTGTCAAAATCACCAAACTCTTGACACCAATCCTTCCTCACACTGCAGAAGAAATCTGGTCATATCTTGAGTTTGAAGCTGAAGAATTTGTTCAATTGTCAGAATTGCCAGAAGCAGAGACATTTGCAAATCAAGAAGAAATCTTAGATACCTGGGTAGCCTTCATGGATTTCCGTGGACAAGCTCAAAAAGCCTTGGAAGAAGCTCGTAATGCCAAAGTTATCGGGAAATCACTCGAAGCACACTTGACAGTTTATCCAAACGAAGTTGTGAAAACTCTTCTTGGAGCAGTAGATAGCAATGTGGCTCAACTTTTGATCGTGTCAGAATTGACCATCGCTGAAGGTACAGCTCCAGAAGGCGCCGTTAGCTTTGAGAATGTAGCCTTTACAGTTAAACGCGCTGCAGGTGAAGTCTGTGACCGTTGCCGTCGTATTGATCCAACTACTGCAGAACGTAGCTACCACGCAGTCATCTGTGACCACTGTGCAAGCATCGTAGAAGAAAACTTTGCAGATGCAGTTGCAGAAGGATTTGAAGCCAAATAA
- a CDS encoding ZmpA/ZmpB/ZmpC family metallo-endopeptidase, with protein sequence MKHQFYGEKRQRFSFRKLSVGLVSATIGSFFLSGQITGDLTSVKAAEIQSQQSAQVKYHYVVESELTEAEKSALIREIPKYVEDASETYYLVYRPTTQGDSSGVLPKTGHSGLWESTFTAMGLTLLVLVVVRGRNGKRYLSSILLVTGMGSILLSPTVLAVTNIELAAYNQSLNLGLGDALPAPLKIDGYDYIGYLKNEEQNDSHLAHSALKENLTLDLEKEKGSELKPSETNLDMKEIVSDKGDALTEEERETIAAKEIEFTRSTPIYDLPELKISEQESVQELPYQTKYQYTDELAQGQSKVIQSGVRGQRTVVTRHFRKNQEIVKSEMISDQVTVEPVSEIILVGTAPANSIPKETPVHEVPELAEYGTTPETSPVHEVPELKEYGTNLDTAPVHEVPELTEYGTSPETSPVRETPELTEYGTNPDKAPVHEVPELAEYGTSSDTPPVQEIPELTEYGTSPETAPVQENSELELTTNDEVRIEKIDFSIDEQYTDEIPEGSRQIATPGVEGERTIKTRVYSSNGQEVDRQELSNEETLAPVTQVVKVGTAKPTMVPNDAPKEDALPEYPLTYTDETRVEKINFTIREEETDELVQDARQIATPGVQGERTIKTRVYSSNGQVVDRQELSNEETLAPVTQIVKVGTAKPTVVPNDAPKEDALPEYPLTYTDETRVEKINFTIREEETDELVRDARQIATPGVQGERTIKTRVYSSNGQVVDRQELSNEETLAPVTQIVKVGTAKPSMVPNEAPKADALPEYPLTYTDETRVEKINFSIREEETDELVQDARQIATPGVEGERTIKTRVYSSNGQVVDRQELFNEETLAPVTQIVKVGTAKPNMVPSEAPKADALPEYPLTYTDETRVEKINFSIREEETDELVQDARQIATPGVQGERTIKTRVYSSNGQVVDRQELSNEETLAPVTQIVKVGIAKPTMVPNDAPKADALPEYPLTYTDETRVEKINFSIREEETDELVRDARQITTPGVQGERTIKTRVYSSNGQEVDRQELSNEETLAPVTQIVKVGTAKPSMVPSEAPKADALPEYPLTYTDETRVEKINFTIREEETDELVRDARQIATPGVQGERTIKTRVYSSNGQEVDRQELSNEETLVPVTQIVKVGTAKPTMVPNDAPKADALEEFDLISLHNLLAEADQIKAQARYFNDSQSHQANYDAALTAGQAILSQSQASQAEVNQLVEQINQAKAQLSGLEVVKTALQTEYDLNPTVKTSVKYKNADSEKQTAYTDELTKADKVLNNQTATQVQVNQVLASLTAAKEALNGVPKVKPTVSILSLTENADDKSVTVQYRLEDQTQSFRSATAELYQGDQLIRTLPITNFAGSLKIGDLDYYTGYTLKTKLTYELDNGSFTEFETDSRNFELEYKKIAFRDIDSVEFYHKENDQYKRFVSMNSIPTDLSTYFVKIKSSESKEILLPVHSISEVEKDGKAVYKVNVTLPELVQESEAGYKSGHDFYISKAVPSQQNVYTSFAGLVEAMKRNMAGNYVLGADLDASEVNLAPADYVYLKGNFTGSLTGSQNGKQYAIYNLAKPLFENLKSGSTISNIDFKDVNIVGTYDSAALARNAENARITDVSVQGRVSVVGNASNVAGLVVNGTNTKITNSSFTGTILSNSQHIKAYNVGGLVASLKGGESLLSQSKADVTIISGARSNEQRIGGLVGRLENNARITKSYVTGKVYNSTTNGQIGGVVGSNYFNGLVDNVISNVSGTNVYSISGDQGYKNDRITQAYKVAKSETLKNDQFVTSTITQEEMEEKLTAMNITTSLDDTNLNMRFVDYGEVNNAQFDRGYSYANMEKLLPFYNKETIVSFANKIPKEHKLNKEYLLDVVPMKGDQIITDIHSNKTAINRLMLHYMDNTIDYLEISYQGDFVNQGIAEYRMKGLDLLYTPEAFVSDYTSILNQVLPELNKVVLDSPAMRTVLGVAADTSLDELYLDTAFTQVKSKLSGELRKVLAMDKAINTEGEVVKDYLVKKILADKEAFLLGLTYLNRWYNINYDTFNVKDLSAYKMDFYGKIDVSVLDTIIALGKSGLENLKAKNNYTAYDNSLSEATGKRGLFNYLEGYRQLFLPYKTNNEWLKTNTKAYIVEAKSDVAEARQLQDAAEGKSKYSVGVYDKITADNWEHKGMLLPLLTMTEKGVYAISNMSTLSMGAYDRYRLDANNRVRTDAELVEYVEDRVRKTAEYQRDHYDFWYKILSPESKDKLFRSVLVYDGFSLVDKNGQRYWAPANDKKSQAMQEFFGPAGKWYPSKGYNAYATGSVTHFDAAKLLEDYGNSVYTHEMTHNSDGAIYFEGYGRREGLGAELYARGLLQSSPSADEPTITLNTLFKVDKDSKTRMHTYNFKERVQNAADLQHYVHGMFDMIYTLDYLEGTSMLKQSDAAKLQWFRKMENYYITDKYGKETHAGNQTRSFTAEEIKQLKTFDSLIENDVITRRENKESGKYGRNGYLSLSLFSPIYSALSNPNGAPGDVMFRRTAYELLAAKGYHDGFVPYVSGQYSQEAFDEGMKTWDGWSGRDVGLVTDQKVLENVFKGEYTSWAAFKKAMYKERIDQLTKLKPITIEYELKNPNSTKKVTIRSYAEMQQLMDAAVAEDVRNITNATSRVEASWVNLLKKKIYNAYLRETDDFRQSIFER encoded by the coding sequence ATGAAACATCAGTTTTATGGAGAAAAACGACAGCGCTTTTCTTTCAGGAAGTTGTCAGTTGGGCTCGTTTCGGCGACGATTGGAAGCTTCTTTTTGAGTGGGCAAATAACTGGGGACTTGACTTCTGTAAAGGCAGCAGAAATTCAAAGTCAGCAGTCTGCTCAGGTCAAATACCACTACGTAGTGGAGTCTGAATTGACGGAGGCAGAGAAGAGTGCCTTGATCAGGGAGATTCCAAAGTATGTTGAGGACGCTTCAGAGACCTATTATTTAGTTTATCGTCCGACTACTCAAGGGGATTCATCTGGAGTATTGCCTAAGACAGGTCACTCCGGCCTTTGGGAATCCACTTTTACAGCGATGGGTCTTACATTACTAGTGCTTGTAGTTGTTAGAGGCAGAAATGGGAAGAGGTATTTATCTTCGATCTTGTTGGTAACTGGAATGGGATCCATACTGCTATCTCCAACAGTCTTAGCGGTTACGAATATCGAACTCGCTGCATATAATCAAAGTCTTAACTTGGGTCTTGGAGATGCACTTCCAGCGCCATTGAAAATTGACGGTTACGACTATATCGGTTACTTAAAGAATGAAGAACAAAATGATAGTCATTTAGCTCATTCTGCTCTGAAGGAAAATCTGACACTTGACTTAGAGAAAGAGAAGGGAAGTGAACTTAAGCCAAGTGAAACAAATCTTGATATGAAAGAGATTGTTTCAGATAAGGGGGATGCTTTAACTGAGGAAGAAAGAGAAACTATAGCTGCTAAGGAGATAGAGTTCACACGCTCAACTCCTATTTATGACTTACCAGAACTAAAAATTAGCGAGCAGGAGTCAGTTCAAGAACTTCCTTATCAGACAAAATACCAATATACCGATGAATTGGCTCAAGGCCAATCAAAAGTCATACAATCAGGTGTTCGAGGTCAACGTACAGTAGTGACTCGTCATTTTCGTAAGAATCAAGAAATCGTGAAAAGCGAAATGATTTCTGATCAAGTGACGGTTGAACCTGTTTCTGAAATTATTTTAGTTGGAACAGCTCCAGCTAACTCGATACCAAAAGAAACTCCAGTTCACGAAGTTCCAGAATTAGCAGAGTACGGTACAACTCCTGAGACATCTCCAGTTCATGAAGTTCCAGAATTGAAGGAATATGGCACAAATCTTGATACAGCTCCAGTTCATGAAGTTCCAGAACTGACGGAATATGGAACTAGTCCTGAGACGTCTCCGGTTCGTGAGACTCCAGAACTGACGGAATATGGGACAAATCCTGATAAAGCGCCAGTTCACGAAGTTCCAGAATTAGCAGAGTATGGCACCAGTTCTGATACGCCTCCAGTTCAAGAGATTCCAGAACTGACAGAATATGGCACCAGTCCAGAAACAGCGCCTGTTCAAGAGAACTCTGAGTTGGAATTGACTACAAATGATGAGGTTAGAATAGAAAAGATTGATTTTTCTATTGACGAGCAATATACAGATGAGATTCCAGAGGGTAGTCGCCAGATTGCAACACCAGGTGTTGAGGGAGAGCGCACGATCAAGACTCGCGTCTACAGTTCTAACGGTCAAGAGGTTGATCGCCAAGAATTATCCAATGAGGAAACTCTAGCTCCTGTAACGCAAGTGGTCAAAGTTGGCACGGCTAAGCCAACCATGGTGCCAAATGATGCACCGAAAGAAGACGCTCTGCCAGAGTATCCACTAACTTATACCGACGAAACTCGGGTTGAGAAAATTAACTTCACAATTCGTGAAGAAGAAACGGATGAGCTAGTTCAAGATGCTCGTCAAATCGCAACTCCGGGTGTCCAAGGTGAACGTACGATTAAGACCCGTGTCTACAGTTCTAATGGTCAAGTTGTTGACCGCCAAGAATTGTCTAATGAGGAAACCTTGGCTCCGGTAACGCAAATCGTCAAAGTCGGCACAGCTAAACCAACCGTAGTACCAAACGATGCACCGAAAGAAGACGCTCTGCCAGAGTATCCACTAACTTATACCGACGAAACTCGGGTTGAGAAAATTAACTTCACAATTCGTGAAGAAGAAACGGATGAGCTTGTTCGAGATGCTCGTCAGATTGCAACTCCAGGTGTCCAAGGTGAACGTACGATTAAGACCCGTGTCTACAGTTCCAACGGTCAAGTTGTCGACCGCCAAGAGTTGTCTAACGAGGAAACTCTAGCTCCAGTAACGCAAATTGTCAAAGTCGGCACAGCTAAACCAAGCATGGTACCGAACGAAGCGCCAAAAGCAGACGCCCTGCCAGAGTATCCGTTGACATATACTGACGAAACTCGCGTAGAGAAAATCAACTTTAGCATTCGTGAAGAAGAAACCGATGAGCTTGTTCAAGATGCCCGCCAGATTGCAACACCAGGTGTTGAGGGTGAACGTACGATTAAGACCCGTGTCTACAGTTCCAACGGTCAAGTTGTCGACCGCCAAGAATTGTTTAATGAGGAAACCTTGGCTCCTGTAACGCAAATTGTCAAAGTAGGAACTGCTAAACCAAATATGGTACCGAGCGAAGCACCGAAAGCAGACGCTCTGCCAGAATATCCGTTGACTTATACCGATGAAACTCGGGTTGAGAAAATTAACTTTAGCATTCGTGAAGAAGAAACGGATGAATTGGTCCAAGATGCCCGCCAAATCGCGACTCCGGGAGTCCAAGGCGAACGTACTATCAAGACTCGTGTTTACAGTTCCAACGGTCAAGTTGTCGACCGCCAAGAATTGTCTAATGAGGAAACCTTGGCTCCTGTAACGCAAATTGTCAAGGTCGGCATAGCTAAGCCAACTATGGTACCGAACGATGCACCGAAAGCAGACGCTCTGCCAGAGTATCCACTGACTTATACAGATGAAACGCGCGTAGAGAAAATCAACTTTAGCATTCGTGAAGAAGAAACCGATGAGCTTGTTCGAGATGCTCGTCAAATCACAACTCCGGGTGTTCAAGGTGAGCGGACCATCAAGACTCGTGTTTACAGCTCTAACGGTCAAGAGGTTGACCGTCAAGAACTTTCGAATGAAGAAACCTTGGCTCCCGTAACACAGATTGTCAAAGTCGGAACTGCTAAACCAAGCATGGTACCAAGCGAAGCGCCAAAAGCAGACGCTCTGCCAGAATATCCACTGACTTACACGGATGAAACTCGTGTAGAAAAAATCAATTTCACCATTCGTGAAGAAGAAACGGATGAGCTTGTTCGTGATGCTCGTCAAATTGCAACTCCGGGTGTCCAAGGCGAACGTACCATTAAGACCCGAGTCTACAGTTCTAACGGTCAAGAGGTTGACCGCCAAGAGTTGTCTAATGAGGAAACCCTAGTTCCTGTAACGCAAATAGTCAAAGTTGGAACGGCTAAACCAACCATGGTGCCAAATGATGCGCCGAAAGCAGATGCTTTAGAGGAGTTCGATTTAATTTCACTGCATAATCTCTTGGCAGAAGCGGATCAGATTAAAGCTCAGGCCCGTTATTTCAACGATAGTCAGAGTCATCAAGCTAACTATGATGCTGCTTTGACGGCTGGTCAAGCGATTCTGAGCCAATCCCAAGCCAGCCAAGCAGAAGTCAACCAACTGGTGGAACAAATCAATCAAGCCAAGGCTCAATTAAGTGGTCTTGAAGTTGTTAAAACAGCTCTTCAGACTGAGTACGATTTAAATCCAACGGTTAAAACTTCGGTTAAATATAAGAATGCGGATTCAGAAAAGCAGACAGCTTATACTGACGAATTGACCAAGGCAGACAAAGTTTTGAACAATCAAACTGCTACACAAGTACAGGTCAACCAAGTTCTTGCTAGCCTGACAGCAGCCAAAGAAGCTCTAAATGGAGTGCCTAAAGTCAAGCCGACCGTTTCCATTCTAAGTCTGACTGAGAATGCTGATGATAAGTCGGTGACGGTCCAATATAGATTGGAAGACCAGACCCAGTCCTTCCGTTCAGCGACTGCAGAATTGTATCAGGGAGACCAGCTGATTCGCACTCTTCCAATTACCAACTTCGCTGGCAGCTTGAAAATTGGCGACCTAGACTACTACACAGGCTACACTCTAAAAACCAAGTTGACTTATGAACTGGATAATGGCAGCTTTACTGAGTTTGAAACAGACAGTCGTAACTTTGAGCTAGAATACAAGAAGATTGCCTTCCGTGATATTGATTCCGTTGAGTTTTATCATAAAGAAAACGACCAATACAAGCGCTTTGTATCGATGAACTCTATTCCTACGGATCTGTCTACCTACTTCGTCAAGATCAAATCAAGCGAATCCAAGGAAATTCTCCTACCTGTTCACAGCATTTCTGAAGTAGAGAAAGATGGCAAGGCAGTTTATAAGGTTAATGTAACCCTTCCTGAACTCGTCCAAGAAAGTGAAGCGGGCTACAAGTCTGGGCACGACTTCTATATCAGTAAGGCAGTCCCAAGTCAGCAAAATGTCTACACTAGCTTTGCAGGATTGGTAGAAGCTATGAAGCGAAATATGGCAGGAAATTATGTTCTGGGAGCTGATTTGGATGCGAGTGAGGTCAACCTAGCTCCTGCGGATTATGTCTACCTCAAAGGAAACTTCACCGGCAGTCTGACGGGTAGTCAAAATGGTAAGCAATATGCGATTTACAATCTAGCCAAGCCTTTATTTGAAAACCTCAAGAGTGGCTCTACCATTTCAAATATCGACTTTAAAGATGTGAATATCGTGGGTACCTATGACTCAGCTGCGCTGGCACGCAATGCGGAGAATGCGCGAATCACAGATGTTTCTGTTCAGGGGAGAGTATCGGTAGTAGGCAACGCCTCTAACGTAGCGGGTCTAGTAGTTAATGGAACCAATACGAAGATTACAAATAGTTCCTTTACGGGAACTATCCTATCTAACAGTCAACACATCAAAGCTTATAATGTAGGTGGTTTGGTTGCAAGCCTTAAAGGAGGAGAATCTCTTCTTAGCCAAAGTAAAGCAGATGTAACGATTATTAGTGGAGCTCGATCAAATGAACAACGTATCGGTGGTTTGGTTGGACGTCTAGAAAACAATGCTCGAATCACCAAATCTTATGTGACAGGAAAAGTATATAATTCAACCACTAACGGTCAAATCGGTGGAGTGGTCGGCTCGAACTACTTTAATGGTTTAGTTGATAATGTGATCAGCAATGTTAGCGGTACAAACGTTTACAGTATTTCTGGAGATCAGGGCTACAAAAACGACCGCATTACGCAAGCCTATAAAGTTGCCAAGAGTGAAACCTTGAAAAACGATCAGTTTGTTACTTCTACCATTACTCAAGAAGAAATGGAAGAAAAACTGACTGCTATGAACATCACGACTAGCCTAGATGACACGAATCTAAATATGCGTTTTGTCGACTATGGTGAAGTAAACAATGCTCAATTCGACCGTGGATATTCTTATGCAAATATGGAGAAACTGCTTCCTTTCTACAATAAAGAAACCATTGTTTCGTTTGCGAACAAGATTCCGAAAGAGCATAAGTTGAATAAGGAGTACCTACTGGATGTTGTTCCGATGAAGGGTGACCAGATTATCACTGATATCCATAGCAATAAAACAGCAATCAATCGTTTGATGCTTCACTACATGGACAATACCATTGACTATCTAGAAATATCTTATCAGGGAGATTTCGTCAACCAAGGTATTGCTGAGTATAGAATGAAGGGATTAGACCTTCTTTATACTCCAGAAGCCTTCGTATCAGATTATACTAGCATTCTAAATCAAGTGTTGCCAGAGCTGAACAAGGTCGTTCTTGATTCGCCAGCTATGCGCACAGTTCTCGGGGTAGCAGCAGACACTTCTTTAGATGAACTATACTTAGACACTGCATTTACGCAAGTGAAAAGCAAGCTATCAGGTGAGCTTCGCAAAGTGCTAGCTATGGATAAGGCTATCAATACTGAAGGTGAAGTAGTTAAGGATTATCTTGTTAAGAAGATTCTTGCTGATAAAGAAGCTTTCCTATTGGGTCTGACTTACCTTAACCGTTGGTACAATATCAACTATGATACCTTTAATGTTAAGGACTTGTCGGCTTACAAGATGGATTTCTACGGTAAGATTGACGTTTCGGTTCTTGATACAATCATTGCTTTAGGAAAATCAGGACTTGAGAATCTCAAGGCTAAGAACAACTATACAGCGTATGATAATTCGCTCTCTGAAGCAACTGGCAAGCGAGGACTCTTCAATTACCTTGAAGGCTACCGTCAGCTCTTCTTACCATACAAGACCAATAATGAATGGCTCAAGACCAATACAAAAGCCTACATCGTTGAGGCTAAGTCCGATGTAGCAGAAGCGAGACAGCTTCAGGACGCAGCCGAGGGCAAGAGCAAGTACTCTGTCGGTGTTTATGACAAGATTACAGCAGATAATTGGGAACACAAGGGCATGCTCCTGCCACTCTTGACCATGACGGAGAAAGGTGTCTATGCTATCTCTAATATGTCTACCCTCTCTATGGGAGCTTATGATCGCTACCGCCTGGATGCCAATAACAGAGTGCGCACAGACGCAGAACTAGTTGAATATGTCGAAGACAGAGTGAGAAAAACAGCTGAATACCAGCGCGACCACTATGATTTCTGGTATAAGATTCTCAGTCCAGAAAGCAAGGACAAGCTCTTCCGTTCGGTTCTGGTTTATGATGGATTCTCATTGGTTGACAAGAATGGTCAAAGATATTGGGCTCCAGCTAATGACAAAAAATCACAGGCTATGCAGGAATTCTTTGGACCAGCTGGCAAGTGGTATCCAAGCAAGGGCTATAATGCCTATGCTACGGGTAGTGTAACTCACTTTGATGCTGCTAAATTGTTGGAAGACTATGGTAACTCAGTCTACACGCATGAGATGACCCATAACTCTGACGGTGCAATTTACTTTGAAGGTTATGGCCGTCGTGAGGGCTTGGGTGCGGAACTCTATGCTCGGGGACTCTTGCAATCTTCGCCGAGCGCAGATGAACCAACTATTACGCTCAATACTCTCTTCAAGGTGGACAAGGATTCTAAGACACGTATGCATACCTATAATTTCAAGGAACGTGTTCAAAATGCAGCAGACCTGCAACACTATGTCCATGGTATGTTTGACATGATCTACACCTTGGACTATCTAGAAGGTACTTCTATGCTGAAGCAGAGTGATGCTGCCAAGTTACAGTGGTTCAGGAAGATGGAGAATTACTATATTACAGATAAGTATGGCAAGGAGACCCACGCTGGAAACCAGACGCGAAGCTTTACAGCTGAGGAAATCAAGCAGCTGAAGACCTTTGACTCCCTGATTGAAAATGATGTGATCACTCGTAGGGAGAACAAGGAAAGCGGAAAATATGGTCGAAATGGCTACCTCAGTCTCAGCCTCTTCTCACCAATTTACTCAGCCTTGAGCAATCCAAATGGAGCACCTGGTGACGTTATGTTCCGTCGCACAGCCTATGAATTACTGGCAGCCAAGGGCTATCATGACGGATTTGTCCCTTATGTTTCTGGTCAGTACTCTCAGGAAGCCTTCGATGAAGGGATGAAAACGTGGGACGGATGGTCTGGAAGAGATGTCGGTCTCGTGACCGACCAGAAAGTCTTGGAAAATGTATTTAAAGGTGAATACACCTCTTGGGCAGCCTTCAAGAAGGCCATGTATAAGGAGCGGATTGATCAGCTGACCAAGCTCAAACCAATTACCATTGAGTACGAGCTTAAAAATCCAAACAGTACCAAGAAAGTAACCATTCGCTCTTATGCAGAGATGCAGCAGTTGATGGACGCAGCCGTGGCAGAGGATGTGCGCAACATTACCAATGCTACTAGCCGTGTCGAAGCTAGCTGGGTCAACCTGCTCAAGAAGAAGATTTACAACGCTTATCTTCGTGAGACAGACGACTTTAGACAGTCTATCTTTGAAAGATAG